From Lolium perenne isolate Kyuss_39 chromosome 5, Kyuss_2.0, whole genome shotgun sequence, a single genomic window includes:
- the LOC139831279 gene encoding plant-specific TFIIB-related protein PTF2-like — MHSTCRSCGEGPVVPDPVSGVLVCTTCGLVHDAGAYEFVHSARFTEGGELDRAAATTVHHSSQSPYLDHKLYAASAVITSMAARFSLSASRVEDVLNIAQSATDRNLACPGTAFLPVLAGACIFIVARSHSLPISLAEAAQAADCTTFALADLAYRIASRLSLPPLLSFDYSAALERAVELSLKAAAGEKKVAILSQARFLLRCASKWSLTTGRHPLPLVASVIAFAAQLKGFTSVSVEEIALEISAVPRTCRLRYKELVAALVRAAHKLLPWGSDVNAKNLVLSAPMLLYLMEMQSQSAQFQESLPRPDIASIVKMYSSVDDDETKYLQTDDPFDFDFKTYGQELKEPEDLNILEGCMSDTYQNVLKRIAQLKELGNFGKVPSRRKRCKTDWELEPWDNNAPRTKNKPLEEEAEIDIGYDAPPPSFTAGIDLQKRRRARIEAAKCRITEIRKAPATRIANAIEDSPSDLGHKDVCPPQKNIRKNQWRKRRDDKDHLTEISNTTDCVKKRKKRDSCNGIDWEDCVIELLLLHGANEEEIEQGQYKRLLDLHVFSA; from the coding sequence ATGCACTCGACGTGCCGGTCGTGCGGCGAGGGCCCGGTGGTTCCGGATCCGGTCTCGGGCGTGCTCGTCTGCACCACCTGCGGCCTCGTCCACGACGCCGGCGCCTACGAGTTCGTCCACTCTGCCCGCTTCACCGAGGGCGGGGAACTCGACcgtgccgccgccaccaccgtccACCACAGCTCCCAGTCCCCCTACCTCGACCACAAACTCTACGCCGCCTCCGCCGTCATcacctccatggccgcccgctTCTCGCTCTCGGCCAGCCGTGTCGAGGATGTCCTCAATATAGCCCAATCCGCCACCGACAGGAACCTCGCCTGCCCGGGCACTGCCTTTCTCCCCGTGCTCGCAGGCGCCTGCATCTTCATCGTCGCGCGATCCCACAGCCTTCCCATCTCCCTCGCCGAGGCCGCTCAGGCCGCGGACTGCACCACGTTCGCGCTCGCTGACCTCGCGTACCGCATCGCCTCCcggctctccctccctcccctccTGTCCTTTGACTACTCCGCCGCGCTCGAACGCGCCGTGGAACTCTCCCTAAAAGCTGCTGCGGGTGAGAAGAAGGTTGCGATCCTTTCCCAAGCCCGATTTCTCCTCCGCTGCGCCTCCAAGTGGTCGCTCACCACCGGTAGGCACCCGCTCCCACTTGTCGCCTCGGTGATTGCCTTCGCCGCACAGCTCAAGGGCTTCACCTCTGTCTCTGTGGAAGAAATTGCCCTGGAGATTTCGGCGGTGCCGCGCACCTGCCGCCTCCGATACAAGGAACTTGTTGCTGCGCTGGTGCGTGCTGCGCACAAGTTGCTTCCGTGGGGCTCCGACGTCAATGCGAAAAACCTTGTGCTCAGCGCCCCCATGCTGCTCTATCTCATGGAGATGCAGTCACAGTCCGCCCAGTTTCAAGAGAGCCTCCCCCGTCCAGACATTGCCAGCATTGTCAAGATGTACTCATCTGTTGATGATGACGAAACCAAGTACCTCCAGACTGATGATCCCTTTGATTTCGATTTCAAGACTTATGGGCAAGAGTTGAAGGAACCAGAGGATTTGAACATCTTAGAGGGATGCATGTCAGATACTTACCAGAATGTCTTGAAGAGGATTGCTCAGCTAAAGGAACTTGGCAACTTTGGTAAAGTTCCTAGCAGGAGGAAGCGGTGCAAGACAGACTGGGAGCTGGAACCATGGGATAATAATGCCCCCCGGACCAAGAACAAACCCCTCGAGGAGGAAGCAGAAATTGACATTGGCTATGATGCACCTCCTCCATCGTTTACTGCTGGAATTGATTTGCAGAAGCGGAGGCGAGCACGGATTGAAGCTGCTAAGTGTCGGATCACTGAAATTAGGAAGGCTCCTGCTACTCGTATTGCAAATGCAATTGAGGATTCACCGTCTGATCTTGGACATAAAGATGTGTGTCCACCGCAAAAAAATATCAGGAAAAATCAATGGCGAAAGAGACGAGATGACAAGGATCATCTGACAGAGATTTCAAATACTACCGACTGTGTGAAGAAGAGAAAGAAAAGAGACTCGTGTAATGGTATTGACTGGGAAGATTGTGTCATTGAGCTCCTGTTATTACATGGTGCAAATGAAGAAGAGATAGAACAAGGCCAGTACAAAAGATTGTTGGACTTGCATGTCTTCAGCGCATAA